From a single Coturnix japonica isolate 7356 chromosome 25, Coturnix japonica 2.1, whole genome shotgun sequence genomic region:
- the LOC107324383 gene encoding uncharacterized protein LOC107324383, producing the protein MQNRMDRGKSSPSSHPSLPLRSAPISWWTRNQQSHSDMSKLIKAITDMMDGSARRGKKSESFSRSEFKKLIQQEFAPVKRSSTSKYHYIGSTLDSDTEPMNKKEKGSSKTCVY; encoded by the exons ATGCAGAACAGGATGGACCGGGGGAAATCCTCAccctcctcccacccctcccTTCCATTGCGATCTGCACCCATCAGCTGGTGGACGAGG AACCAGCAAAGTCACTCCGACATGTCCAAGCTCATCAAAGCCATCACTGATATGATGGACGGCAGTGCCAGGAGGGGGAAGAAATCCGAGTCCTTCAGCAGGAGTGAGTTCAAGAAGCTGATCCAGCAGGAATTCGCTCCTGTCAAG AGGTCTTCCACCAGTAAATATCACTACATCGGCAGCACGCTGGATTCGGACACTGAGCCCATGAACAAGAAGGAGAAGGGCTCTTCTAAAACCTGTGTGTACTGA
- the LOC107324457 gene encoding protein MRP-126, producing the protein MSKGCQTQGPLSELEKAMDTIIDVFHQYSRREGDNDTLTKKELKLLIEKQLANYLKHVKNQVSIDQIFKDLDGNKDQQLSFGEVMLLIIRVIIATHEHLHFCEDHQHQQQHQHQHQHNH; encoded by the exons ATGAGCAAG GGCTGTCAGACCCAGGGGCCGCTCTCTGAGCTGGAGAAAGCCATGGATACCATCATCGATGTCTTCCACCAGTACTCGAGACGGGAGGGGGACAATGACACCCTGACCAAGAAGGAGCTGAAGCTTCTGATTGAGAAGCAGCTTGCCAACTACCTGaag CACGTGAAGAATCAGGTCTCTATTGACCAAATCTTCAAGGATCTCGATGGCAACAAGGACCAGCAGCTGAGCTTTGGGGAAGTGATGCTCCTGATCATCCGGGTGATCATCGCAACCCACGAGCATCTCCACTTCTGTGAGGACCATCAGCACCAGCAACAACACCAACATCAGCATCAGCACAACCACTGA
- the LOC116654409 gene encoding loricrin-like produces MWDLYKTAHVLEIVISLLSPSSRAWDTQHSAMCSRQDKDQCHSQERYTRQSSGCHSSGGGCHSSGGSSGGCHSSGGSSGGCHSSGGGGGCHSSGGGGGCHSSGSSGGCHSSGGSSCHGKPQIQYHYPQQQQQQQQQVHQLPSQKMK; encoded by the exons ATGTGGGACCTCTATAAAACAGCCCATGTTCTGGAGATTGTCATTTCCCTCCTCTCGCCTTCTTCTCGAGCTTGG GACACCCAGCACTCAGCCATGTGCTCCCGTCAGGACAAGGATCAGTGCCACTCACAGGAGCGTTACACCCGGCAGAGCAGCGGCTGTCACAGCTCCGGTGGAGGATGTCACAGCTCTGGTGGTAGCAGTGGAGGATGTCACAGCTCTGGTGGCAGCAGTGGTGGCTGTCACAGCTCCGGTGGAGGTGGAGGATGTCACAGCTCCGGTGGAGGTGGTGGCTGTCACAGCTCTGGTAGCAGCGGTGGCTGTCACAGCTCCGGTGGCTCCAGCTGCCATGGGAAGCCTCAGATCCAGTACCACtacccccagcagcagcagcagcagcagcagcaggtccaCCAGCTGCCCTCGCAGAAGATGAAGTGA
- the LOC116654401 gene encoding sericin-1-like produces MCSRQDKDQCHRQERSSCHSSEGCGGGSGGSGCLGSSGSRCHSSSGGFGCHRSSGSGCHGSSGSGCHGSSGSGCHGSSGGSGCHGSSGGSCHGKPQDCQQQIYQVSSNMK; encoded by the exons ATGTGCTCCCGCCAGGACAAGGATCAATGCCACCGGCAGGAGCGGTCCTCATGCCACAGCAGTGAGGGGTGTGGAGGGGGCAGCGGGGGCTCCGGGTGCCTTGGGAGCAGTGGATCCAGATGCCATAGCAGCAGTGGTGGGTTTGGATGCCATAGGAGCAGTGGATCCGGATGCCATGGGAGCAGTGGATCCGGATGCCATGGGAGCAGTGGATCCGGATGCCATGGGAGCAGTGG TGGATCTGGATGCCATGGGAGCAGCGGGGGATCCTGCCATGGAAAGCCACAAGATTGCCAGCAGCAAATTTATCAAGTATCCTCAAATATGAAGTGA
- the LOC116654386 gene encoding loricrin-like, with protein MCSRQDKDQCHSQERYTRQSSGCHSSGGGCHSSGGSSGGCHSSGGGGGCHSSGGGGGCHSSGSSGGCHSSGGSSCHGKPQVQYHYPQQQQQQQQVHQLPSQKMK; from the coding sequence ATGTGCTCCCGTCAGGACAAGGATCAGTGCCACTCACAGGAGCGTTACACCCGACAGAGCAGCGGCTGTCATAGCTCTGGTGGTGGCTGTCACAGCTCTGGTGGCAGCAGTGGTGGATGTCACAGCTCCGGTGGAGGTGGAGGATGTCACAGCTCCGGTGGAGGTGGTGGCTGTCACAGCTCTGGTAGCAGCGGTGGCTGTCACAGCTCCGGTGGCTCCAGCTGCCATGGGAAGCCTCAAGTCCAGTACCACTACCctcaacaacagcagcagcagcagcaggtccaCCAGCTGCCCTCGCAGAAGATGAAGTGA
- the LOC107324456 gene encoding protein S100-A12-like, whose protein sequence is MSTHSTTPQAKEQQFPGNCTLEKALKAIVNIYHQYSIREGQLDLLNFNDFQTLLTEQAPNFLKVCGRSRPGYLKELFEETDLNKDKEISFEEFTIVLAKVTDDAHHIIHKEDRCKPDSN, encoded by the exons ATGTccacacacagcaccaccccACAGGCCAAGGAGCAGCAATTTCCAGGGAACTGCACTCTGGAAAAGGCCCTGAAAGCCATTGTGAACATCTACCACCAGTACAGCATCCGTGAGGGTCAGCTGGACCTCCTCAACTTCAATGACTTCCAGACGCTGCTGACTGAGCAGGCACCCAACTTCCTGAAAGTCTGT ggcaggagccGTCCTGGGTACCTGAAGGAGCTTTTTGAGGAGACAGACCTGAACAAGGACAAGGAGATATCGTTCGAGGAGTTCACCATCGTGCTGGCCAAGGTGACCGACGACGCGCACCACATCATCCATAAGGAAGACAGATGCAAGCCAGACAGCAATTGA